The following coding sequences lie in one Panicum virgatum strain AP13 chromosome 6N, P.virgatum_v5, whole genome shotgun sequence genomic window:
- the LOC120677660 gene encoding uclacyanin 1-like: MVTRALLVLTVAVAAVLGTAHGASYTVGAPAGSWDLRTNYTSWASGINFRAGDQLVFKYSPAAHDVLEVSKADHDSCTASRPLATFTTGDDTVPLPAGGVTRYFICGVPGHCAGGMKLAVRVEAASAPAPVAMPPRAARPPTASPSPAPMAVPPRAGRPPAAAPPAPAPLGMAPAVPPPMVTPGAKAPAAAGGMPAVPPPSSAAAPAGVGSLVGLGLGAAVAALMVFH; the protein is encoded by the exons ATGGTGACTAGAGCTCTCCTCGTCCTCACCGTGGCCgtcgcggcggtgctcgggacAGCGCACGGGGCCAGCTACACCGTCGGTGCTCCGGCGGGGTCGTGGGATCTCCGGACCAACTACACCAGCTGGGCATCCGGCATCAACTTCCGTGCTGGCGACCAGCTTG TGTTCAAGTACTCCCCCGCGGCGCACGACGTGCTGGAGGTGAGCAAGGCGGACCACGACTCGTGCACCGCCTCCAGGCCCCTCGCCACCTTCACCACCGGCGACGACACCGtcccgctccccgccggcggcgtcaCCCGATACTTCATCTGCGGCGTCCCCGGCCACTGCGCCGGCGGCATGAAGCTCGCCGTCAGAGTCGAGGCCGCCAGCGCTCCAGCGCCGGTGGCCATGCCCCCCCGTGCTGCGCGCCCGCCGACTGCGTCTCCGTCCCCGGCGCCGATGGCCGTGCCCCCTCGCGCTGGGCGTCCGCCAGCTGCAGCTCCGCCTGCTCCAGCGCCACTGGGCATGGCCCCTGCTGTGCCGCCGCCGATGGTGACGCCAGGCGCCaaggccccggcggccgccggtgGCATGCCGGCCGTGCCTCCTCCGAGCTCTGCGGCGGCCCCGGCTGGTGTTGGGTCTCTAGTGGGGCTTGGATTGGGTGCTGCCGTGGCTGCTCTCATGGTCTTCCATTAG
- the LOC120677659 gene encoding probable protein NAP1, producing the protein MAHVSFKNKEVDGGMSRWSEYLNVEEPTPSALASWRNMVADGPQSSSAGGHKHLQMEPVVQLSKVAEGLLAKMYRLNSILDYPDPNTHTFSDAFWKAGVFPNFPKICITLSKKFPEHPNKLQLERVDKFALDALNENAEGYMHNLEQWILLLLDLLAFREQALRLILDLSSTVITLLPHQNSLILHAFMDLFCSFVRVNLFSEKVPRKMILQVYNILHVMLKGGRDCEFYHRLVQFVDSYDPPIKGLHEDLNFVSPRIGEVLEAVGPIIFLSTDTKKLRNEGFLSPFHPRYPDILTNSAHPMRAQDLANVTSYREWVLLGYLVCPDELLRVTSIDVAMVVLKENLILPLFRDEYILLQENYQLYVLPKVLESKRMAKSGRTKQKEADLEYNVAKQVEKMLTEVHEQALVSCDAMHRERRILLKQEIGRMVLFFTDQPSLLAPNIQMVFSALSLAQCEVIWYFQHVGIASSKSTRGKTVDIDATDPTIGFLLDGMGKLCCLVRKYIAAIKGYALSYLSSCAGRIRFLLGTPGMVALDLDATLKGLFQQVLHCLENIPKPQGESVPAISSDLTDLRKNWLSILMIVTSSRSSINIRHLEKATVSTGKEGLVSEGNAAYNWSRCVDELESQLSKHGSLKKLYFYHQHLTTVFRNTMFGPEGRPQHCCAWLGAACSFPECASAIIPEEVNKIGRDSISYVESLIESIMGGLEGLINILDSEGGFGSLEMQLSPEQAALCLNSTRAKGVSSLLTPGHESYPDNSSSIKMLEAAMQRLTSLCSVLNDMEPICVLNHVFVLREYMRDCILGNFRRRFHSMIRTDNCIQRPSIIESLLRRHLGIIHLAEQHISMDLTEGIREVLLAESFTGPFPNLQMFETPVGTQGGGSAVEMICNWYIENVVKDASRIGVAFDAIQNCFRSSQPIGGGCLAEAFTDKRELKALVRLFGGYGIDKMDKMLREHTSALLNCIDSALRSNRDALEGLAGSVNSGDRIERDANLKQIIDIETLADLCIQAGQAITFRRLLVEAVGAVLEEKVPLIYSLLKGLALQLPDEVPDKNEIIRLRRVASSVGVGDKHDAEWVHAILAEAGAANDNSWILLPYLCAAFMVSNIWSGAVYDVNIGGFSNNLHCLARCVSAVVGGSEYTRVEREQRINSLSNGHTDDLQEAELPSRVSAEASIKSAMQIYVKLSAGIVLDSWNDTSRAYIVPKLIFLDQLCELSPYLPRSTLEVHIPYTILRSIYHQLYGASLMASEPMDQSPKQSPLISLAHASPSVRQNRPETTPRSHTFEPSYYSSSGSQHDDGYEADKRTGQLRSMRRSGPLDFSASRKVKFVEGSSSGGSHGAGSLQRFAVSRSGPLSYK; encoded by the exons ATGGCCCACGTGTCGTTCAAAAACAAAGAAGTGGATGGAGGTATGTCCCGGTGGTCGGAGTACCTGAATGTTGAAGAACCGACTCCTTCTGCATTGGCAAGTTGGAGGAACATGGTTGCTGATGGGCCACAAAGTTCTTCCGCTGGTGGCCACAAACACCTTCAGATGGAACCGGTGGTTCAGCTGTCAAAAGTCGCGGAGGGGTTGCTGGCCAAGATGTACCGTCTGAATAGCATCCTGGACTATCCGGATCCCAACACGCACACATTCTCGGATGCATTTTGGAAAGCTGGCGTCTTTCCAAATTTCCCGAAAATTTGCATCACACTGTCAAAGAAATTTCCTGAGCATCCAAATAAGCTGCAGCTGGAAAGG GTAGATAAGTTTGCTCTTGATGCTTTAAACGAGAATGCTGAAGGTTACATGCACAATCTAGAGCAATGGATCCTG TTGCTTCTTGATTTGCTGGCGTTTCGTGAACAAGCTTTGCGACTTATTTTGGATTTGAGCAGCACAGTCATAACATTGCTG CCACATCAGAACTCTTTAATTCTTCATGCTTTTATGGATCTGTTCTGTTCATTTGTCCGAGTCAATCTTTTCTCCGAGAAG GTACCAAGAAAGATGATCCTCCAGGTTTACAACATCTTACATGTTATGCTAAAAGGTGGTCGTGATTGTGAGTTTTATCACCG ATTGGTTCAATTTGTGGACTCTTATGATCCACCTATCAAAGGGTTGCATGAAGATCTTAATTTTGTGAGCCCGCGAATTGGAGAG GTCCTAGAAGCTGTTGGCCCAATTATCTTCCTTTCAACTGATACCAAAAAGTTAAGAAATGAAGGTTTCCTCAGTCCATTTCATCCACGTTATCCTGACATCCTAACAAACTCTGCTCATCCTATG AGGGCCCAAGACTTGGCTAATGTCACATCATACCGTGAGTGGGTTCTTCTAGGATATCTTGTTTGTCCTGATGAATTACTTCGGGTGACTagtatagatgttgccatg GTTGTTTTGAAAGAGAATttaatactccctctgttcagAGATGAG TACATCTTACTTCAGGAAAATTATCAACTTTACGTTCTTCCAAAAGTTCTAGAATCAAAGAGAATGGCCAAATCTGGACGAACTAAGCAAAAGGAAGCTGATCTGGAGTACAATGTTGCAAAGCAGGTTGAGAAAATGTTAAC GGAAGTGCATGAGCAAGCGCTAGTGTCATGTGATGCTATGCATCGTGAAAGGAGAATTCTTCTCAAGCAGGAAATTGGAAGGATGGTTCTGTTTTTCACAGATCAACCTAGCCTCCTAGCACCTAATATTCAG ATGGTCTTTTCTGCTCTTTCATTGGCTCAATGCGAGGTGATTTGGTACTTCCAACATGTGGGAATTGCATCATCAAAATCTACTCGAGGGAAAACTGTTGACATT GATGCAACGGACCCAACTATTGGTTTCTTGTTAGATGGAATGGGCAAACTTTGTTGCCTGGTCCGTAAATACATAGCAG CAATAAAAGGATATGCATTATCATACTTGTCATCTTGTGCTGGGAGAATACGGTTCTTACTTGGTACTCCAGGAATGGTTGCTCTTGACCTAGATGCGACACTGAAAGGCCTTTTTCAGCAAGTCCTCCATTGTCTGGAGAACATTCCAAAACCTCAGGGGGAAAGTGTTCCTGCCATTTCCTCTGACTTGACT GATTTGCGTAAGAACTGGCTCTCCATTTTGATGATTGTAACATCTTCAAGATCCTCGATAAACATTCGGCACTTGGAGAAGGCTACTGTGTCTACGGGGAAGGAGGGTTTGGTTTCGGAAGGCAATGCTGCGTATAATTGGTCAAG ATGTGTGGATGAACTTGAGAGCCAACTTTCCAAACACGGAAGTCTTAAAAAACTCTACTTTTATCATCAGCATCTAACCACA GTCTTCAGAAATACAATGTTTGGTCCAGAAGGCCGCCCACAGCATTGTTGTGCTTGGCTTGGAGCTGCTTGCAGTTTTCCAGAATGTGCATCTGCAATTATTCCTGAAGAG GTTAACAAAATTGGCAGAGATTCTATCTCATATGTTGAGTCCCTTATTGAGTCTATCATGGGTGGATTGGAAGGATTGATAAACATTCTAGATTCAGAAGGTGGATTTGGCTCATTAGAGATGCAG CTTTCCCCAGAGCAAGCAGCTCTTTGCTTGAATAGTACAAGAGCAAAAGGTGTTTCAAGCTTGTTAACGCCAGGACATGAGAGTTATCCTGATAATAGTTCATCAATTAAGAT GCTGGAAGCTGCTATGCAGAGGCTGACAAGTTTATGTTCTGTTCTAAATGATATGGAGCCTATCTGTGTTCTCAACCATGTTTTTGTTCTCAGGGAG TACATGAGAGACTGTATCCTAGGGAATTTCAGGAGAAGATTTCATAGTATGATTAGAACTGATAACTGCATTCAGCGACCATCAATCATAGAATCTCTTCTAAGAAGACATCTGGGCATCATCCATCTAGCAGAGCAGCATATTAGTATGGACCTTACTGAAGGTATACGTGAAGTGCTACTAGCAGAGAGTTTTACTGGTCCATTTCCCAATTTGCAAATGTTTGAAACACCAGTGGGGACACAAGGAGGGGGATCTGCTGTCGAGATGATATGCAATTGGTATATTGAGAATGTTGTAAAGGATGCTTCTCGCATTGGAGTTGCTTTTGATGCAATACAGAATTGCTTCAGGAGCTCACAACCTATTGGTGGTGGATGTTTAGCTGAAGCATTTACAGATAAAAGAGAACTCAAAGCCCTTGTTCGTCTTTTTGGTGGCTATGGAATAGATAAAATGGATAAGATGCTAAGGGAACATACATCTGCACTGTTAAATTGTATTGATTCAGCATTGAGGTCAAATCGTGATGCCTTGGAGGGTTTAGCTGGAAGTGTAAATTCTGGTGATAGGATTGAAAGAGATGCAAATCTGAAGCAGATCATTGATATTGAGACATTGGCTGACCTCTGTATTCAAGCAGGGCAGGCGATAACTTTCCGTCGACTGTTGGTTGAGGCTGTTGGAGCGGTGCTTGAAGAGAAAGTACCTCTCATATATTCTCTGCTCAAAGGATTAGCCCTGCAGTTGCCAGATGAGGTACCTGACAAAAATGAGATTATTAGATTGAGAAGGGTTGCGAGCAGTGTTGGTGTTGGTGACAAACACGATGCCGAGTGGGTACACGCTATTCTGGCAGAAGCTGGTGCAGCTAATGATAATTCTTGGATCTTACTTCCATATCTTTGTGCTGCATTTATGGTGTCCAATATTTGGAGTGGTGCTGTTTATGATGTCAATATAGGTGGATTCAGTAACAATTTGCACTGCCTTGCAAG GTGCGTAAGTGCTGTGGTTGGGGGAAGCGAGTACACTAGGGTTGAAAGGGAGCAGCGAATAAATTCTCTTTCAAATGGGCATACAGATGACTTGCAAGAAGCTGAATTACCAAGCCGTGTCTCAGCAGAAGCAAGTATTAAATCTGCTATGCAGATCTATGTCAAATTGTCTGCAGGGATAGTCCTCGATTCATGGAATGACACAAGCAG GGCATACATTGTTCCGAAGCTAATATTCCTGGATCAACTCTGTGAGCTGTCCCCGTACCTCCCCAGAAGCACTTTAGAGGTTCACATACCTTACACCATCCTCCGCTCAATTTACCACCAGCTATATGGAGCATCACTGATGGCCTCAGAACCAATGGATCAGTCCCCAAAGCAGTCACCTCTGATCTCTCTTGCGCACGCCTCCCCATCTGTGAGGCAAAATCGACCAGAGACAACACCCAGGTCCCACACCTTCGAGCCTAGCTACTACAGTTCGTCAGGGTCCCAGCATGACGACGGGTATGAGGCAGATAAGAGGACCGGACAGCTGCGGAGCATGAGGCGCTCGGGACCGCTTGACTTCAGCGCTAGTAGGAAGGTGAAGTTTGTTGAGGGCTCTAGCTCTGGGGGCAGCCATGGGGCTGGCTCGCTGCAGAGATTCGCAGTGTCAAGATCTGGCCCTCTGTCTTACAAATAG